One window of Medicago truncatula cultivar Jemalong A17 chromosome 2, MtrunA17r5.0-ANR, whole genome shotgun sequence genomic DNA carries:
- the LOC11408357 gene encoding transcription factor JUNGBRUNNEN 1: MGMNEDFNMDNEYVVDGDDDVPLPGFRFHPTDEELVTFYLRRKLDKKPIAIDLIKQIDIYKYDPWDLPKANVPGAEKEGYFFCQRGRKYRNSVRPNRVTGSGFWKATGIDKAIYSNGAEGNDCVGLKKTLVYYRGSAGKGTKTDWMMHEFRLPSNIDAKTNISYPKNVADYAHEAEIWTLCRIFKRNVSKSKSMADVKPLATKHRTIHEKSSRMNSNMELNTNQQTYINFGQTIHEHHYNDDKPINNHTSSDQRNQFHVDQLSSSVEYQPQQINVTQSSNFWIKQAANELLSFDNWDELGSVVNFVSDSPSM, encoded by the exons ATGGGTATGAACGAGGATTTCAACATGGATAATGAATATGTTgtagatggtgatgatgatgttccactTCCTGGATTTCGATTCCATCCCACTGATGAAGAACTTGTTACTTTTTATCTTAGAAGAAAACTTGACAAGAAACCTATTGCTATTGATCTTATCAAACAAATTGATATCTACAAATATGATCCTTGGGATCTTCCAA AAGCAAATGTACCTGGAGCAGAAAAGGAAGGTTACTTTTTTTGCCAAAGAGGAAGAAAATATAGGAACAGCGTTAGGCCAAATAGAGTGACTGGCTCTGGATTCTGGAAAGCAACTGGAATAGACAAAGCAATTTACTCAAATGGAGCAGAAGGAAATGATTGTGTTGGACTCAAAAAAACACTTGTTTACTATCGTGGTAGTGCCGGAAAAGGCACCAAAACTGATTGGATGATGCATGAGTTTCGTCTTCCATCAAACATTGATGCCAAAACAAACATTTCCTATCCTAAGAATGTTGCTGATTATGCTCATGAAGCT GAAATTTGGACATTGTGtagaattttcaaaagaaatgtaTCAAAAAGTAAAAGCATGGCAGATGTGAAACCCTTAGCTACCAAGCATCGAACCATTCATGAAAAGAGTAGTAGAATGAATAGCAATATGGAGTTGAACACAAATCAACAAACATATATCAATTTTGGACAAACCATTCATGAGCATCATTACAACGATGACAAACCAATCAATAATCATACAAGCAGTGATCAAAGGAATCAATTTCATGTAGATCAATTGAGCTCTTCAGTGGAATATCAACCTCAACAAATTAATGTAACACAATCTTCAAATTTTTGGATTAAGCAAGCTGCTAATGAGTTATTATCATTTGATAATTGGGATGAGCTTGGATCAGTTGTGAATTTTGTTTCAGATTCACCTAGTATGTAA